Proteins encoded in a region of the Diabrotica virgifera virgifera chromosome 4, PGI_DIABVI_V3a genome:
- the LOC114331683 gene encoding uncharacterized protein PF3D7_1120000-like, whose translation MSHLIIRCILALFLFQAISAYRKISDVINEKRSIGYKEGTLEKRSDDDFNLWLSRANEEERERGGNHDDVRKRSDDDFNLWLSRANEEERERGGNHDDVRKRSDDDFNLWLSRANEEERERGGNHDDVRKRSDDDFNLWLSRANEEERERGGNHDDVRKRSDDDFNLWLSRANEEERERGGNHDDVRKRSDDDFNLWLSRANEEERERGGNHDDVRKRSDDDFNLWLSRANEEERERGGNHDDVRKRSDDDFNLWLSRAKEEERERDGNHDEVRKRSDDDFNLWLSRAKEEERERGGNHDEVRKRGVKSDYIADMYSS comes from the coding sequence ATGAGTCATTTAATCATAAGGTGCATTTTAGCACTTTTCTTATTTCAAGCCATTTCGGCGTATAGAAAAATATCAGATGTTATTAATGAGAAACGAAGCATAGGATATAAAGAAGGCACACTAGAAAAGAGAAGCGATGATGACTTTAACCTTTGGCTATCGAGGGCAaatgaagaagaaagagaaagAGGTGGTAACCATGATGATGTAAGAAAAAGAAGCGATGACGACTTCAACCTGTGGTTATCGAGAGCAAACGAGGAAGAAAGAGAAAGAGGAGGTAACCATGATGATGTCAGAAAAAGAAGCGATGATGATTTCAATCTTTGGCTATCGAGGGCCAACGAGGAAGAAAGAGAGAGGGGTGGTAACCATGATGATGTAAGAAAAAGAAGCGACGACGACTTCAACCTGTGGCTATCGAGAGCCAACGAGGAAGAAAGAGAGAGGGGTGGTAACCATGATGATGTAAGAAAAAGAAGTGACGATGATTTCAACCTTTGGTTATCCAGAGCCAACGAGGAAGAAAGAGAAAGAGGTGGTAACCATGATGATGTAAGAAAAAGAAGCGATGATGACTTCAATCTTTGGCTATCGAGGGCCAACGAGGAAGAACGAGAAAGAGGTGGTAACCATGATGACGTAAGAAAAAGAAGTGATGATGATTTTAACCTGTGGCTATCCAGGGCCAACGAAGAAGAAAGAGAGAGAGGTGGTAACCATGATGATGTAAGAAAAAGAAGTGACGATGACTTCAACCTATGGTTATCGAGAGCAAAGGAGGAAGAAAGAGAAAGAGATGGTAACCATGATGAGGTAAGAAAAAGAAGCGATGATGATTTCAACCTTTGGCTATCAAGAGCGAAAGAGGAAGAACGAGAGAGAGGTGGAAACCATGATGAAGTGCGAAAACGGGGAGTAAAGTCAGACTATATTGCTGATATGTATTCTTCCTGA